In Legionella spiritensis, the following proteins share a genomic window:
- the rnc gene encoding ribonuclease III: protein MVNNDLDRLCRRLGYEFQNPVHLKLALTHCSMGSDNNERYEFLGDSILSFVIAHALFEQFPECSEGKLSRLRAFLVKGETLAEIAMELHLGDHLYLGQGELKSGGFRRASTLADALEAMIAAVFLDGGMEEARNLIHRLFSTRLQDDCLHDHLKDSKTMLQEYLQANKQPLPEYALIGVEGEEHNQMFCVSCSVTGVDKVTQGIGPNRRKAEQQAARLLLQHLKKS, encoded by the coding sequence TTGGTAAATAACGATTTGGATCGCCTGTGTCGGCGATTAGGATACGAGTTTCAGAATCCCGTTCATTTAAAACTCGCATTGACCCATTGCAGTATGGGTAGTGACAATAATGAACGTTATGAGTTTCTTGGCGATTCCATCCTGAGTTTTGTCATAGCGCATGCCTTGTTTGAGCAGTTTCCGGAATGCAGTGAAGGAAAGTTGAGCCGACTGCGTGCTTTTTTGGTCAAAGGAGAAACACTGGCTGAGATAGCTATGGAACTTCATCTTGGAGATCATCTTTATCTTGGACAGGGTGAGCTAAAAAGCGGTGGATTTCGCAGGGCATCGACACTTGCTGATGCCCTGGAAGCCATGATTGCAGCCGTTTTTCTCGACGGCGGCATGGAGGAGGCACGAAATCTGATTCATCGTCTTTTTTCCACCCGACTGCAGGATGACTGTTTGCACGATCATCTGAAAGATTCCAAAACCATGCTGCAGGAATACTTACAGGCCAATAAACAGCCGTTGCCGGAATACGCCCTGATTGGGGTAGAAGGTGAGGAACATAATCAGATGTTTTGTGTGTCCTGCTCCGTTACGGGAGTGGATAAGGTAACGCAAGGTATTGGTCCGAATCGAAGAAAGGCGGAACAGCAAGCGGCCAGGTTGTTGTTGCAGCATCTGAAAAAATCCTGA
- a CDS encoding DUF4845 domain-containing protein, with protein sequence MMRKQQQGITLIGMLLTAIVVILAGILVMRVIPVYLQFHSVKSSIRALNSLDPSSFGFDTAANAAILRKRLINQFGLNGIDDIKFEKLNIVPKGPRNYSITAQYTDVRPLFYNVSLMFKFETTQEVSIGK encoded by the coding sequence ATGATGCGTAAACAACAACAGGGAATTACGTTGATAGGTATGCTGTTGACTGCGATTGTCGTAATATTGGCAGGTATTCTGGTTATGAGGGTGATCCCGGTCTATTTGCAATTTCATTCAGTCAAAAGCTCCATTCGCGCCTTGAATAGTCTGGATCCGTCGAGTTTTGGTTTCGATACGGCGGCTAATGCAGCGATACTTCGAAAACGGTTAATCAACCAGTTTGGTTTAAATGGTATTGATGACATAAAATTTGAGAAACTCAATATTGTTCCCAAAGGTCCACGCAATTATTCTATTACCGCGCAATATACTGATGTAAGGCCGCTGTTTTATAATGTCAGTTTGATGTTTAAGTTTGAAACAACCCAAGAGGTTAGTATTGGTAAATAA
- the lepB gene encoding signal peptidase I produces the protein MNFALLLVVLSAVSGLIYLLDILIWKKKRQPEQKPGKIIEYSRSFFPVFFIVLLLRSFLAEPFRIPSGSLEPTLLVGDFLAVNKFAYGLRLPVWEKKIIPVANPKTGEIAVFRWPPDPGYDYIKRVIGVPGDKVGYHNKVLTINGKEMKQKFVEYTTDESSGRTVARYRENLNGIEHDIYIRPDVSAVDFDLVVPKGQYFMMGDNRDDSADSRFWGFVADEYLRGKAFLVWLSWNGKTDSLRWSKMGRFIK, from the coding sequence ATGAATTTTGCGTTGTTGTTGGTAGTCCTTTCCGCGGTTAGCGGATTGATTTACTTGCTGGACATTCTTATTTGGAAAAAAAAACGTCAGCCGGAACAAAAGCCGGGTAAAATTATTGAATACTCACGTTCTTTTTTCCCGGTTTTTTTTATCGTCCTGCTGCTTCGCTCATTTCTGGCAGAGCCTTTCCGGATTCCATCCGGCTCCCTGGAGCCAACGCTGCTGGTTGGTGATTTTCTTGCTGTGAACAAATTTGCTTATGGTCTCAGGCTGCCTGTCTGGGAAAAGAAAATTATTCCTGTCGCCAATCCTAAAACCGGAGAAATAGCGGTATTTCGATGGCCGCCTGATCCCGGTTATGATTATATCAAGCGGGTTATCGGGGTTCCTGGAGACAAAGTCGGTTATCATAACAAGGTGTTGACTATCAACGGCAAGGAGATGAAGCAGAAATTTGTCGAGTATACGACCGATGAAAGTTCCGGTCGGACAGTTGCCAGATACCGTGAAAATCTCAATGGTATCGAACACGATATTTATATAAGGCCCGATGTCTCTGCTGTTGATTTTGATCTGGTTGTACCAAAGGGGCAGTATTTTATGATGGGCGATAATCGGGATGACAGCGCCGATAGTCGTTTCTGGGGGTTTGTTGCCGATGAGTATTTACGCGGTAAGGCGTTTCTTGTGTGGTTAAGCTGGAATGGCAAGACGGATAGTTTGCGTTGGTCCAAGATGGGGCGTTTTATAAAATAA
- the lepA gene encoding translation elongation factor 4, which yields MSDLSRIRNFSIIAHIDHGKSTLADRFIQLCGGLSDREMASQVLDSMDIERERGITIKAQSVSLNYTAKDGKTYLLNFIDTPGHVDFSYEVSRSLAACEGAILVVDAAQGVEAQTVAVCYTAIDQSLEVLPVLNKIDLPQAEPDRVIGEIEDIIGLEAHNAIRVSAKSGLGVEDVLDALVARIPPPQGDVEAPLQALIIDSWFDSYLGVVSLVRIVNGALRKGDKMRVMSTGRSHEVDQVGIFTPKRTRMEILQAGEVGYVVAGIKDIHGAPVGDTLTLEKNQAIKPLPGFQKVKPQVYAGLFPVSADDFEAFREALAKLSLNDASLFFEPESSEALGFGFRCGFLGMLHMEIIQERLEREYNLDLISTAPTVVYQIVTTKGETLMIDNPSQLPPTQQIKQMFEPIARANILVPQDYLGQVITMCVERRGVQVNMTYSGRQVSVTYDLPMSEVVSDFFDRLKSVSRGYASLDYNFLRFDEASLVKMDVLINGEKVDALAVIVHRDTAYGRGKALVDKMRELIPRQMFDVAIQAALGNHIIARQTVKALRKNVTAKCYGGDVSRKRKLLEKQKAGKKRMKQVGHVEIPQEAFMAVFQTDRKK from the coding sequence TTGAGCGATTTATCCCGTATCCGCAATTTTTCTATTATTGCCCACATAGATCATGGCAAATCCACATTGGCTGATCGATTTATTCAGCTTTGCGGCGGTCTTTCCGATCGTGAAATGGCTTCGCAGGTACTGGATTCCATGGACATTGAACGCGAGCGAGGGATTACCATCAAAGCTCAGAGTGTTTCCTTGAATTACACCGCAAAAGACGGGAAAACCTATCTGCTGAATTTTATTGATACACCCGGCCATGTTGATTTCAGTTACGAGGTATCGCGTTCGCTGGCCGCCTGTGAAGGCGCTATTTTAGTGGTGGATGCCGCGCAGGGCGTGGAAGCGCAAACCGTAGCGGTCTGTTACACGGCGATTGATCAATCTCTGGAAGTGTTGCCCGTACTCAATAAAATCGACTTGCCACAGGCGGAACCGGATCGTGTGATCGGGGAAATTGAAGATATTATCGGGCTGGAAGCTCATAATGCCATTCGGGTCAGTGCCAAAAGCGGTCTGGGCGTTGAAGATGTTCTGGATGCTCTGGTCGCTCGTATACCTCCGCCGCAGGGTGATGTGGAAGCCCCATTGCAGGCTTTGATCATTGATTCCTGGTTTGACAGTTATCTGGGAGTCGTCTCACTGGTGCGCATTGTCAATGGTGCGCTGCGTAAAGGCGATAAAATGCGGGTTATGTCAACCGGTCGTTCCCATGAGGTGGATCAGGTTGGTATTTTTACACCCAAGCGAACCAGAATGGAGATTTTACAGGCCGGTGAAGTGGGGTATGTGGTCGCTGGAATCAAGGACATCCACGGTGCGCCGGTCGGGGATACCCTGACTCTGGAAAAAAATCAGGCCATCAAGCCCTTGCCTGGTTTCCAGAAGGTGAAGCCGCAGGTATACGCCGGCTTGTTTCCTGTCAGCGCCGATGATTTTGAAGCCTTTCGTGAAGCGCTGGCCAAGCTCAGTCTTAATGACGCGTCCCTGTTTTTTGAGCCGGAATCATCGGAAGCCCTGGGGTTTGGGTTCCGTTGCGGTTTTCTCGGCATGCTGCACATGGAGATTATACAGGAACGTCTGGAACGGGAATATAATCTTGATTTGATATCCACAGCGCCTACGGTCGTCTATCAGATTGTCACGACCAAAGGGGAAACCCTGATGATAGATAACCCGTCCCAATTACCGCCGACCCAGCAGATTAAGCAAATGTTTGAACCGATAGCACGGGCTAACATTCTTGTTCCCCAGGATTATCTTGGCCAGGTTATCACCATGTGCGTTGAGCGTCGCGGGGTCCAGGTCAATATGACTTACAGCGGACGACAGGTTTCAGTCACTTATGATTTGCCAATGAGTGAAGTGGTTTCCGATTTCTTTGACCGCTTGAAATCGGTCAGCCGCGGTTACGCGTCGCTGGATTATAATTTTTTACGATTTGATGAAGCCAGCCTGGTGAAAATGGATGTGCTTATTAACGGTGAAAAAGTGGATGCTCTCGCTGTTATCGTCCATCGTGACACTGCTTATGGACGAGGTAAGGCTCTGGTCGATAAAATGAGGGAACTGATTCCACGGCAAATGTTTGATGTTGCGATTCAGGCGGCGTTAGGCAATCATATTATTGCCAGACAGACCGTGAAGGCTTTGCGTAAAAACGTAACCGCCAAATGTTACGGGGGGGACGTCTCCCGTAAACGCAAATTACTTGAAAAACAGAAAGCCGGTAAAAAACGTATGAAGCAGGTGGGGCATGTGGAAATTCCCCAGGAGGCGTTTATGGCTGTATTCCAGACGGATAGAAAAAAATAA
- the mltB gene encoding lytic murein transglycosylase B, with protein sequence MRQFPTFFLALVTLLASHFLHADQALTQRKDVQTFIKYMVKEHGFSKQQLNQVMSDAQIQPQIIESMDRPYEKKTWDVYKELFLTPERLQGGLKFWRDNKETLDKAEKQYGVPANIIVAIVGVETLYGKHQGKYRVIDALSTLAFNYPKRSKFFTRELEQFLLLCREHHVQPNQYMGSYAGAMGKAQFMPSSYRNFAADFSGKSKKDLMNDNNAVIASIANYISKHGWKYRQGIAQPAQITSKKIGKINTGNKYAAYSVNQLSTAGIRPVTAAINPPPKAGVIELTTQNGREYWLAYPNFYVITRYNSSPQYALVVYLLSQQLKKEWAANDNKKKFAYS encoded by the coding sequence ATGCGACAATTCCCCACCTTCTTTCTTGCTCTTGTCACCCTGCTTGCCAGTCATTTTCTACACGCCGATCAGGCTCTGACTCAACGGAAAGACGTCCAGACATTTATTAAATACATGGTCAAGGAGCATGGATTCAGCAAGCAACAACTCAACCAGGTGATGAGTGATGCCCAGATCCAGCCGCAAATCATCGAGTCCATGGACAGACCCTATGAAAAAAAAACCTGGGACGTCTACAAAGAGCTTTTTCTGACTCCCGAACGCCTGCAAGGCGGTTTAAAATTCTGGAGAGACAATAAAGAAACACTGGATAAAGCGGAAAAACAATACGGCGTTCCCGCCAATATTATTGTTGCGATAGTCGGTGTGGAAACGCTTTATGGCAAGCATCAGGGTAAATACCGTGTTATTGACGCCCTGTCCACGCTCGCCTTTAATTATCCGAAACGCTCAAAATTCTTCACCAGAGAACTGGAACAGTTTTTACTGCTTTGCCGTGAACACCATGTCCAACCGAATCAATACATGGGATCTTACGCCGGAGCGATGGGGAAGGCGCAATTCATGCCGAGCAGTTATCGTAATTTTGCGGCCGATTTTTCCGGTAAAAGCAAAAAGGATCTGATGAATGACAACAACGCCGTCATTGCGAGCATAGCGAATTACATCAGCAAGCACGGCTGGAAATACCGCCAGGGTATCGCGCAACCCGCTCAGATAACCAGTAAAAAAATCGGCAAAATAAATACAGGGAACAAATATGCGGCCTATAGCGTCAATCAACTTTCCACGGCAGGCATTCGCCCGGTTACGGCCGCAATTAATCCTCCCCCAAAGGCTGGAGTGATTGAACTAACCACGCAAAATGGTCGTGAATATTGGCTGGCCTATCCTAATTTTTACGTGATTACCCGCTATAATTCCAGTCCGCAATACGCGCTGGTGGTATACCTGCTTTCCCAGCAACTGAAAAAGGAGTGGGCGGCCAATGATAATAAAAAAAAATTCGCCTATAGCTAG
- the gspL gene encoding type II secretion system protein GspL, with protein sequence MTTTFLFANTLTDEDGLCLTIDQNNQLVLPAKQRTIAEIRQLQANSRTIVVLPCQFFSLYQVQLPWLGEKKARAALPYALEDQLAQNVENLHFAFDRQHYMDGRYLVAVCSRDYLRQVITKIDQCGLDFDVITLDWFALKNNESCVLPEYLLANHETFQGALGRELADLYLSRLNPQQHALYLFTDSGEPPRTFPAAIHIEEPSTVWLAKRLMKNNIMNLCQGDLAHGNAKNRTRLWYVMAGAMFAVWLISLITINAFKLHSLNSDMAEVDKKIAVIYHHFFPQAQQVISPRFRISQLLKGNQNGGDNTFWTLLNTLSEVTPGNESIIEQLRFQNKSIQVTLASKNFETLEALQNRLIQHKIKIKQTQASTRDDQVVSTLELSL encoded by the coding sequence GTGACAACCACGTTTCTTTTTGCTAACACCCTGACCGATGAAGACGGCTTGTGTCTAACTATAGACCAAAACAATCAGCTGGTTCTTCCTGCAAAACAGCGGACTATTGCAGAAATCCGTCAGCTACAAGCCAACTCCCGAACCATCGTTGTTTTGCCCTGTCAATTTTTCAGTCTTTATCAGGTACAACTCCCCTGGCTGGGAGAAAAAAAAGCGAGGGCAGCTCTTCCCTATGCCCTGGAAGATCAATTGGCCCAGAATGTTGAAAATCTTCATTTTGCCTTTGATCGCCAGCATTATATGGACGGACGTTACCTCGTAGCCGTCTGCTCCAGGGATTACCTGCGACAGGTTATTACAAAAATCGACCAGTGCGGACTTGATTTCGATGTTATAACCCTGGACTGGTTCGCTCTGAAAAACAATGAATCCTGCGTGCTTCCGGAATATCTACTGGCAAACCACGAAACGTTCCAGGGTGCGTTGGGCCGTGAATTGGCTGATCTGTACTTATCGCGCCTCAACCCTCAACAACATGCCCTTTACCTCTTTACCGACAGCGGTGAGCCCCCCCGCACTTTTCCGGCGGCAATTCATATCGAAGAGCCATCAACCGTCTGGCTGGCAAAACGTTTAATGAAAAACAACATCATGAACCTTTGTCAGGGAGATTTGGCGCACGGCAACGCAAAAAACAGAACCAGGCTCTGGTATGTCATGGCGGGTGCCATGTTTGCGGTTTGGCTAATCAGCCTGATCACCATAAACGCCTTCAAACTACATTCCCTGAATAGTGACATGGCTGAGGTCGATAAAAAAATAGCGGTTATTTATCATCATTTTTTCCCGCAGGCGCAGCAAGTTATCAGCCCCAGGTTCCGTATCAGCCAATTGCTAAAGGGCAATCAGAATGGCGGGGACAACACCTTCTGGACATTATTAAACACGTTGTCCGAAGTCACACCGGGTAATGAGTCGATTATTGAACAATTGCGGTTTCAGAATAAATCCATCCAGGTCACGTTAGCCAGTAAAAATTTTGAAACCCTGGAAGCCTTACAAAACCGCTTGATACAGCATAAAATAAAAATCAAACAGACCCAGGCCTCTACAAGAGACGATCAAGTGGTCAGCACCCTGGAGTTAAGCTTGTGA
- the gspM gene encoding type II secretion system protein GspM — MNSYWQNLNERERWMVGVALITVTAYLFYLFIYSPLTSAVATKSKLLTEKKETLLWMQGIHQQPHTGKSPESITDSKLLTVIASQLGTGSLGKFPYQLQQTGAGDIQLSFEKVPYTHILKWLWSLTTLYTVSIKQVHIERTQTPGVIKLTLVVAAI; from the coding sequence GTGAACAGTTACTGGCAGAACCTGAACGAACGGGAACGATGGATGGTTGGGGTAGCTTTGATAACTGTTACCGCCTATCTATTTTATCTTTTTATTTATTCACCGCTGACTTCTGCTGTCGCTACAAAATCGAAACTTCTGACTGAAAAGAAGGAAACCTTGCTTTGGATGCAAGGTATTCATCAGCAACCGCATACCGGAAAATCTCCCGAATCGATAACCGACAGTAAATTACTGACCGTCATAGCCTCTCAACTGGGTACAGGATCCCTTGGTAAATTTCCCTATCAACTGCAACAAACCGGTGCGGGGGATATTCAGTTATCGTTTGAGAAGGTTCCCTATACCCATATCCTGAAATGGTTATGGTCGCTAACCACCCTTTACACCGTCTCTATCAAGCAAGTACATATAGAACGTACGCAAACGCCTGGCGTTATTAAATTAACCCTTGTTGTTGCCGCGATCTAG
- a CDS encoding DesA family fatty acid desaturase translates to MIFGILNLSFWGYILVTIVLTQITIASVTLYLHRCQTHRALTLHPVVSHFFRFWIWLTTGMVTRIWVAIHRKHHAMTDVEGDPHSPRVFTIKKVFWQVPELYRKAAKDKDMIEKYSHGTPNDWIEHNLYSRYSNKGILLMFLINLLLFGIPGISIWAIQMIWIPLSAGVVNGVGHYWGYRNFECYDRSTNVFPWGFLIGGEELHNNHHTFPSSAKFSVKWWEFDLGWFYIRCLSFLGLARVKKLPPKLVRDTTKLCVDLNTVKAVINNRFQIMYEYYKRVTIPVLKNEKRNLIKNKKDWYLFKGARRLLRQETTKTNAHLQILLNRFERLQLVYSYRQSLQQIWLKKVSSQKELIESLNQWCKKAEESGLDVLRQFSLQLKSYVLLGK, encoded by the coding sequence ATGATTTTCGGTATTTTAAATTTGTCGTTTTGGGGATATATATTAGTAACCATTGTGTTAACTCAAATCACCATTGCTTCGGTTACTCTTTATTTACATCGCTGTCAAACCCATCGTGCTTTAACCTTGCATCCAGTAGTGAGTCATTTTTTTCGATTCTGGATTTGGTTAACAACCGGTATGGTGACAAGAATATGGGTTGCTATCCACCGTAAACATCATGCAATGACAGATGTTGAAGGAGATCCACATAGCCCCCGGGTCTTTACTATAAAAAAAGTCTTTTGGCAGGTGCCTGAATTGTATCGCAAAGCTGCAAAAGATAAGGATATGATTGAAAAGTATTCTCATGGCACTCCCAATGATTGGATTGAACACAATTTGTATTCCCGTTATTCCAACAAAGGGATACTACTTATGTTTCTAATTAACCTGCTGCTGTTTGGTATTCCCGGGATTAGCATTTGGGCAATACAAATGATCTGGATTCCACTTTCAGCTGGTGTGGTTAATGGGGTGGGTCATTATTGGGGATATCGCAATTTTGAATGTTATGACAGGTCAACCAATGTCTTTCCTTGGGGTTTTCTGATTGGCGGGGAAGAACTTCATAATAACCATCACACATTCCCATCTTCCGCTAAATTTTCTGTGAAATGGTGGGAATTTGATTTGGGCTGGTTTTACATACGGTGCCTATCATTTTTAGGACTTGCCAGGGTAAAAAAATTACCCCCAAAATTGGTCAGGGATACTACAAAATTGTGTGTTGACTTAAATACGGTAAAAGCAGTCATCAATAATCGTTTTCAAATTATGTATGAATACTATAAAAGAGTAACCATTCCCGTTCTGAAAAATGAGAAACGCAACCTTATTAAAAATAAAAAGGATTGGTATTTATTTAAGGGGGCGAGACGCCTGTTACGTCAGGAAACGACAAAAACAAATGCCCATTTGCAAATCTTGCTCAATCGTTTTGAGCGATTACAACTTGTGTATAGCTATCGTCAATCGTTACAACAGATTTGGTTAAAAAAAGTATCTTCTCAAAAGGAGTTAATTGAGTCCTTAAATCAATGGTGCAAAAAAGCGGAAGAGTCAGGTCTTGATGTATTGCGTCAATTTTCACTGCAGCTGAAAAGCTATGTTTTACTTGGCAAATAG
- a CDS encoding DUF3309 family protein: MSGTLLLILLILLLAGSVLRWGYSRGCGYTPMGLMGRVPVGF; the protein is encoded by the coding sequence ATGTCAGGAACACTTTTACTAATCCTGCTCATCCTTTTGCTTGCGGGTAGCGTACTGAGATGGGGATACAGCAGGGGTTGTGGATATACCCCGATGGGTCTTATGGGTAGAGTTCCTGTTGGGTTCTAG
- a CDS encoding SPOR domain-containing protein, translated as MNRLRWMAIALCAGGLSSCAMNNSMPGYSGYTAYSYEDVDYIPQAYYDGNFGYEGYQQQYQSGRQVTVPNSYHVGAYHSPVKSKDQDRNWVSGQNPGGYTIEIANGKASQVAKKLMGAPKNNHTAQIKYQRNGGSYYKGLYGSFNSYEEAQKALNALPPDIKQGSGIRNWGNVQNSMNSY; from the coding sequence ATGAACCGTTTACGATGGATGGCCATAGCCTTGTGTGCGGGAGGTTTGTCTTCCTGTGCCATGAATAACAGTATGCCTGGTTACAGCGGCTATACCGCTTACAGCTATGAAGATGTGGATTATATTCCCCAGGCTTATTATGACGGCAATTTCGGATATGAAGGCTATCAACAACAGTATCAGTCCGGTCGGCAGGTCACCGTTCCTAACTCCTATCACGTGGGTGCCTATCATTCGCCGGTCAAATCAAAAGATCAGGATCGCAACTGGGTCAGCGGCCAGAATCCTGGTGGGTATACCATTGAAATTGCCAATGGCAAAGCGTCTCAGGTAGCAAAAAAATTAATGGGCGCTCCCAAAAATAATCATACGGCTCAGATTAAATATCAGCGTAATGGCGGATCCTATTACAAGGGACTGTATGGCAGCTTTAACAGCTATGAGGAAGCTCAGAAAGCACTGAACGCACTGCCTCCTGATATCAAGCAAGGTTCGGGAATCAGAAACTGGGGCAATGTTCAGAATTCAATGAATTCTTACTAG
- a CDS encoding LysR family transcriptional regulator, with product MDIRKINLNLLLHLDTLLTERSVSRAAEKSFISQTAMSHILKQLRELFDDPLFIRKPHGLQPTQKALDLEPKIKAFLSSSKAIFQEKVFDPQSEKHLFKAVLAGHGEYMILPRLCAYLVKNAPNIFLQTLSLSEYLSLDHLLANELDFAIAPGFIETGPAINKELLMQEEAACIMRKAHPLANQELTQEIYLEAEQVDIRTSYLGSENILYRSLHQYRQRNIKITVPNIINAMEVVHNTDLIATVPGKLVVFLQDRYDFVIKPIPFPRTEFRIYFYHHIRLNNYQPLQWMIDVIKLLMQNEDTP from the coding sequence ATGGATATTCGAAAAATTAACCTTAATTTGCTATTACATCTTGATACTTTGCTAACCGAGCGTTCCGTATCCAGGGCGGCCGAGAAATCGTTCATAAGCCAGACGGCAATGAGCCATATCCTGAAACAGTTACGGGAATTATTTGATGATCCATTATTCATCAGAAAGCCCCATGGACTGCAGCCAACGCAAAAAGCCCTGGATTTAGAACCGAAAATTAAAGCTTTTTTAAGCAGCTCCAAAGCTATTTTTCAGGAAAAAGTTTTTGACCCGCAAAGTGAAAAACATCTGTTTAAAGCTGTTTTGGCCGGCCATGGAGAATACATGATCCTGCCACGTTTATGCGCCTACCTGGTTAAAAACGCTCCTAACATTTTTTTGCAGACCCTCTCTCTAAGTGAGTATTTAAGTCTCGATCATTTATTGGCAAACGAGCTGGATTTTGCTATCGCACCGGGATTTATTGAGACGGGACCTGCCATTAATAAAGAGTTATTAATGCAAGAGGAAGCCGCATGTATTATGCGTAAGGCGCATCCACTTGCCAATCAGGAATTAACTCAGGAAATATATTTGGAAGCAGAACAAGTGGATATAAGGACCAGCTATCTAGGAAGCGAGAATATCTTGTACAGGTCTTTACATCAGTATCGTCAGAGAAATATAAAAATAACGGTACCTAACATTATAAACGCCATGGAAGTGGTACATAACACCGATTTAATTGCAACGGTTCCCGGGAAGCTGGTTGTTTTTTTGCAGGACAGATATGATTTTGTTATAAAACCCATTCCTTTCCCCAGAACAGAATTTCGTATTTATTTTTATCATCACATTCGTTTAAATAATTATCAGCCTTTGCAGTGGATGATTGATGTCATTAAACTACTCATGCAGAATGAGGACACGCCCTAG
- a CDS encoding anti-phage deoxyguanosine triphosphatase — protein MWTHRRSGQTNQRGLQDHRDPYERDRTRVIHCPAFRRLQRKTQILGTDEGDFHRTRLTHSLEVASIGRSIVRNLSMNQQESVLSGLLPNDDLISVICLLHDIGHPPFGHGGEVALNFMMRDHGGFEGNGQTLRLLTRLENSYGAFGLDLTRRSLLGILKYPVKRSQVVAPKMPKLPDVLNKSIRINDWLPPKAYFDCEQPEIDWLLSPFSEDDAALFQTLSHSPVDNRHGKAAFHSFDCSIMDVADDIAYGVHDLEDAIHLRLITREQLDNHVFRELLDATTLATTRDELLQNLFSGEICQRKQAIGEMVNYFITSTQILVTDEKFTNNLLKYNLSLLPEADALVRYLIQCISTHVIDSQEARTFEYGGQTVILRLFEAINSNPASLLDNKNRLLFKDADTEQEAFRVVCDYIANMTDEYAYRMHERLFGFNTRTIFERL, from the coding sequence ATGTGGACTCATAGACGCTCCGGGCAAACCAATCAACGCGGACTTCAGGATCATCGTGATCCCTATGAACGTGATCGAACCAGGGTTATTCACTGCCCGGCCTTTCGTCGGTTACAACGTAAAACCCAGATACTCGGCACCGATGAGGGTGATTTTCACCGTACCCGTTTAACACACTCCCTGGAAGTTGCCTCTATCGGGCGCAGTATTGTCCGTAATTTATCAATGAATCAACAGGAGAGTGTTTTATCCGGACTTCTACCGAATGATGATTTAATCAGTGTCATTTGTTTGCTGCACGACATCGGCCATCCTCCTTTTGGCCACGGCGGCGAGGTCGCCTTGAATTTCATGATGCGTGATCATGGCGGATTTGAAGGCAATGGGCAAACATTGCGATTATTAACCAGACTGGAGAACAGTTATGGTGCATTTGGACTGGATTTAACGCGCCGATCATTGCTTGGCATTTTAAAATACCCGGTTAAACGCAGTCAGGTAGTCGCTCCGAAGATGCCCAAGCTTCCGGATGTACTCAATAAAAGTATTAGAATTAACGACTGGTTGCCCCCCAAGGCGTATTTCGACTGCGAACAACCTGAAATTGATTGGTTGTTATCTCCGTTCTCTGAAGACGACGCCGCCCTGTTCCAGACACTCAGCCATTCACCGGTGGACAACCGACACGGTAAAGCCGCTTTTCATTCGTTTGACTGTTCAATTATGGATGTAGCCGATGACATTGCCTATGGCGTCCATGATTTGGAAGATGCGATTCATTTACGTCTTATCACCCGGGAACAGCTGGATAATCATGTTTTTCGTGAACTGCTTGACGCAACGACTCTGGCAACTACTCGGGACGAATTGTTACAAAACCTTTTCTCCGGCGAAATTTGTCAACGTAAGCAGGCTATCGGTGAGATGGTAAACTATTTCATTACATCCACACAAATTCTGGTCACAGATGAGAAATTTACCAATAATCTTCTCAAATACAATCTGTCACTGCTGCCCGAAGCCGATGCGCTGGTGCGTTATTTAATCCAATGTATCAGCACCCATGTGATTGACTCTCAGGAAGCGAGAACATTTGAATACGGCGGACAGACGGTTATCTTAAGATTGTTCGAAGCCATTAACTCCAATCCTGCGAGTCTTTTGGATAATAAAAACCGGCTTTTGTTTAAAGATGCGGACACGGAACAAGAGGCGTTTCGAGTGGTATGTGATTATATTGCCAACATGACGGACGAATACGCCTACCGCATGCATGAACGTCTGTTTGGCTTTAACACAAGAACAATTTTTGAACGGCTGTGA